One Watersipora subatra chromosome 4, tzWatSuba1.1, whole genome shotgun sequence genomic window carries:
- the LOC137394098 gene encoding coiled-coil domain-containing protein 154-like, with protein MSKLNGRTSSPSQFPSKFGALPQISARNSPEVNAQNQLVPLNKTSIDGLEAEEKIRHLETRINVTEKSNRALLEEVVRLQSELKGNVRRSDELLREERNFRSQLENALRSNNDVIQQLTNRLARAEEKSQEERNAISTLVNHTKNVEQTVLGSQQELIGRRDLQNQKMADLKREIDEVTRAKDALERLSYQLIDEVRQTKSKVESQQVELQQNAQEFKNKSKKLEEENRQMLDNMRKQNESTNHTEHNSTQLRQQVETRLGELRDILVELRNKQDTETQERRLLEQQLQLKVNDLHNGLAEQTRRREEAMHALDVVQREREHAAENERIKLQSRIAEIAEEVSKKILHKEIKLREEATDKFTKIEKFVSEEHDARINYETLVRDAVEERWSELQKTQQDSLRNVKDMQKMDRQKYAETIQKLDEAMNILEEQVDEQRKQNDKLMAAEIKSRKQHEAFTLEKVEDLQEKLSLGITTLQQAIGGVTTQFEKEIKQLKRQAIKAGQVGADNGDKIGEIAEEQTRKIQKLKKELETTISSNDEKIQALLAWQNSVKKTIKDFNKVKELPDDMYSLEEKTKEKLEDFSTKLASESELRSRDIENIKKDMARIPRGGGGGGAAPPVQLGPSREEMEACQASMKTLAESVQTVKTVLGMKIQSEQKSRNADIDKLRNDLEDVRLQLESLNRTKPVPRLFVKEKPNMDREAAEKNQAAINKWSLYSAYRWLQWKQAWLFVHWKKKAGSSTNVNSDKDADAKPSAEQQNSNLSPNNVENNSGQPENKQGV; from the exons ATGTCAAAGCTGAATGGCAGAACCTCTTC GCCGAGCCAATTTCCTTCTAAGTTTGGAGCTCTTCCACAAATATCTGCGAGGAACTCACCAGAGGTAAATGCACAGAACCAGTTGGTTCCGCTAAACAAAACATCTATTGATGGGCTTGAAGCGGAAGAAAAAATTCGCCACCTCGAAACGAGAATAAATGTCACAGAAAAATCTAACCGGGCTCTATTGGAAGAAGTAGTCAGGTTGCAGAGTGAGCTTAAAG GTAATGTACGACGGAGTGATGAACTCTTGCGAGAAGAAAGAAATTTCAGATCTCAGCTAGAGAATGCTTTACGGTCTAACAATGATGTCATTCAGCAGTtaaccaatcgtctcgcacgCGCTGAGGAGAAATCACAAGAAGAAAGAAATGCTATTTCAACATTGGTGAACCACACCAAAAATGTTGAGCAAACAGTTTTGGGAAGCCAACAGGAGCTGATTGGGCGCAGAGATCTGCAGAATCAAAA AATGGCTGACTTGAAGAGGGAGATAGATGAAGTCACACGGGCGAAGGACGCTTTGGAGCGACTCAGCTATCAATTGATTGATGAAGTCAGACAGACGAAGAGCAAGGTAGAATCACAACAAGTagaattgcaacaaaatgctcaagagttcaaaaacaaaagcaaaaagCTTGAGGAAGAAAACAGACAAATG TTAGATAatatgagaaaacaaaatgagtCAACTAATCACACGGAGCACAACAGCACACAACTGCGGCAACAGGTAGAGACGAGGCTGGGAGAGCTGCGTGATATTCTTGTTGAGTTGAGGAACAAACAAGATACAGAAACTCAAGAAAGACGACTCCTTGAACAGCAGCTGCAATTAAA AGTCAATGATCTCCACAATGGACTGGCTGAACAAACTCGGAGGCGAGAGGAGGCTATGCATGCTTTGGATGTTGTGCAAAGAGAAAGAGAACACGCTGCCGAAAATGAACGAATTAAACTTCAGAGTCGTATCGCTGAAATAGCCGAGGAAGTCAGTAAAAAGATTTTACACAAAGAAATAAAATTACGGGAGGAGGCAACTGATAAATTTACAAagatcgaaaag TTTGTAAGCGAAGAGCATGACGCTAGGATAAATTATGAAACTCTTGTGAGAGACGCTGTGGAAGAAAGATGGAGTGAGCTCCAAAAAACTCAGCAAGATTCACTTCGTAATGTTAAGGACATGCAGAAG ATGGACAGACAAAAGTACGCTGAGACCATACAGAAGCTGGATGAAGCGATGAACATTCTAGAAGAACAAGTGGATGAACAGAGGAAGCAGAATGACAAGCTAATGGCTGCTGAGATCAAATCTAGGAAGCAGCACGAAGCATTCACTCTAGAAAAAGTTGAGGATCTCCAAGAGAAACTTAGCCTTGGTATCACAACCTTGCAGCAGGCTATAGGGGGTGTGACTACACAGTTTGAAAAGGAGATCAAACAG CTGAAAAGACAGGCTATTAAAGCTGGTCAAGTAGGGGCAGACAATGGAGACAAAATAGGGGAGATTGCTGAAGAGCAGACAAGAAAAATACAAAAG CTTAAAAAG GAGCTGGAAACTACAATAAGCTCAAATGATGAGAAAATACAAGCTCTGCTAGCTTGGCAGAATTCTGTGAAAAAGACAATTAAGGACTTCAACAAAGTGAAAGAACTGCCTGATGAT ATGTACAGCTTGGAAGAAAAAACAAAGGAGAAGCTGGAAGACTTTAGTACCAAATTAGCCTCTGAGAGTGAATTGAGGAGCAGAGATATagaaaacattaaaaaggatatgGCAAGGATACCACGAGGAGGAGGTGGGGGCGGAGCTGCTCCACCCGTACAACTTGGGCCTAGCAGAGAGGAAATGGAAGCT TGTCAGGCCAGCATGAAAACTCTTGCCGAATCAGTGCAGACAGTGAAAACTGTGCTTGGAATGAAAATTCAGTCTGAACAGAAATCG AGAAATGCAGACATAGATAAGTTGCGGAATGATCTAGAAGATGTAAGATTGCAACTTGAGTCATTGAATAGGACTAAACCAGTTCCACGCCTCTTTGTAAAAGAAAAGCCCAACATGGACCGCGAAGCAGCTGAAAAAAATCAAGCAGCGATAAATAAATGGAGTTTGTACAGTGCGTACAG GTGGTTACAATGGAAGCAGGCTTGGCTTTTTGTTCATTGGAAGAAAAAAGCTGGCAGCTCTACAAATGTTAACTCAGATAAAGATGCAGATGCTAAACCTTCTGCTGAACAACAAAATTCTAATCTATCCCCAAATAACGTTGAAAACAATTCAGGGCAGCCAGAAAATAAACAAGGagtttaa